The following are encoded in a window of Palaemon carinicauda isolate YSFRI2023 chromosome 31, ASM3689809v2, whole genome shotgun sequence genomic DNA:
- the LOC137625069 gene encoding uncharacterized protein codes for MKPILRLALLACVLAVHLSSAQKGNNDGEDRLCTAAGGQCLKEGKCSLSIKVECSNGQVCCLEKKIRSGGGKKTAKSDGKKTKDRELKGPKNNKKKKEDKKDRNGSGKKKNPAKIAKSQKEKGIKGPKKDSDKGQVAKSNKRPKEKNNAAGSKDEKKRGGNRNGQKTGKNQSNNDKKKKTLNKKSKKNKGEKPEGNRKLKGKDGSKKKGAKSKDDKKGASQKNQNGGKKDGRRPKGKSNKKKDGPRAQKNKDVAKKGRKGKKAKNKLPPCITYCKKTHKGFCLKGKQKKDKTFCPKKQEVVSSKLGLCSGKTCTCCTDPDPEPPQPEPQPPCVITPQCEALNGTCKKPGEVCNGKVNGYCDGPAGCRCCIEDDGPTAPACKGPGSEKPKCLKVKGECKAACKPKEKELPKGCKDKGCKCCYKDPKPGSCKKQETKKCLKKDGKCRKACKNKEIELPKGCKNKDCKCCYKPPKDNCENKEKPSCEKASGKCKKKCKAYEDEVKKGCKGGKKCKCCFGCKVTKGCESGICRIGKCDKGEIESNKGCKGNNCICCLPDPTTPPPVTPPPVTPPPTTPSINSTSSITSTPSIDSTPSMNSTSSMNSTTPSIISTPSMNSTSSMNSTTPSIISTPSMNSTSSMNSTTPSIISTPSMNSTSSMNSTTPSIISTPSMNSTSSMNSTTPSIISTPSMNSTSSMNSTTPSITSTTSTTNYTVSTSTSTATSTVSTTTGSTSTTGSTTTGTPTSTGSTTTTGTPTSTGSTTTTGTSTSTGSTTTTGTPTSTGSTTTTGTSTSTGSTTTTGTPTSTGSTTTTGTPTSTGSTTTTGTPTSTGSTTTTGTSTSTSRAPTTSTSTVSSSSSSSSSSSSP; via the exons ATGAAGCCGATCTTGAGACTCGCTCTTCTCGCCTGTGTCTTGGCGGTTCACCTGTCATCAGCCCAGAAAGGGAATAATGACGGAGAG GACCGTCTGTGCACAGCGGCTGGAGGACAATGCTTGAAGGAGGGGAAATGTTCGCTCTCTATAAAAGTAGAGTGTTCGAATGGTCAGGTCTGCTGTCTGG AGAAGAAAATCCGCAGCGGAGGAGGAAAGAAGACAGCAAAATCTGACGGGAAGAAGACAAAAGACCGTGAACTAAAAGGAcctaaaaataacaaaaagaagaaggaagataaaaaagatagaaatggctcaggaaaaaagaaaaatccagCTAAGATAGCTAAGAGTCAAAAGGAAAAAGGAATCAAAGGTCCTAAAAAGGATTCTGACAAAGGTCAAGTGGCCAAAAGTAACAAACGACCCAAAGAGAAGAATAACGCTGCTGGTTCCAAAGATGAGAAGAAGAGAGGTGGAAACCGTAATGGCcagaaaacaggaaaaaatcagTCGAACAATGACAAAAAGAAGAAAACTCTCAATAAGAAAAGTAAGAAGAATAAAGGGGAAAAAccagaaggaaatagaaaattaaaaggtAAAGATGGGTCTAAGAAAAAGGGGGCAAAATCCAAGGACGACAAGAAAGGTGCATCACAGAAGAACCAAAATGGTGGTAAGAAAGATGGCCGTCGACCAAAGGGAAAGAGTAACAAGAAGAAAGATGGTCCCCGAGCACAGAAGAACAAGGATGTCGCTAAGAAAGGTCGTAAAGGAAAGAAGGCTAAGAATAAATTGCCGCCCTGCATAACCTATTGTAAGAAAACCCACAAAGGATTCTGCTTAAAAGGGAAGCAGAAGAAGGACAAGACTTTCTGTCCCAAGAAGCAAGAGGTGGTCTCCTCCAAACTGGGGCTCTGCTCTGGGAAAACATGTACCTGCTGCACGG ATCCAGACCCAGAGCCACCACAACCAGAGCCACAACCACCTTGTGTAATCACCCCACAATGCGAAGCTCTGAATGGTACCTGCAAGAAACCGGGCGAGGTCTGCAATGGCAAAGTCAATGGTTACTGTGATGGTCCCGCTGGCTGCAGGTGCTGTATCGAAGATGATGGTCCTACAG CTCCAGCATGCAAAGGACCAGGAAGCGAGAAGCCGAAATGCTTGAAGGTCAAAGGTGAATGCAAAGCCGCCTGCAAACCCAAAGAGAAGGAACTGCCCAAAGGATGCAAGGATAAAGGATGCAAGTGCTGCTACAAAGACCCCAAACCAG GGTCCTGCAAGAAGCAAGAGACTAAGAAGTGCCTCAAAAAGGATGGGAAGTGCAGAAAGGCCTGCAAAAACAAGGAAATAGAGCTACCTAAAGGATGCAAGAACAAAGATTGCAAATGCTGTTATAAGCCGCCCAAGG ACAACTGCGAAAATAAGGAAAAGCCCAGTTGCGAAAAGGCAAGCGGAAAGTGCAAGAAAAAGTGCAAGGCATACGAGGACGAAGTGAAGAAGGGTTGCAAAGGGGGCAAGAAGTGCAAGTGCTGCTTTG GTTGTAAAGTTACCAAAGGATGCGAAAGCGGGATTTGCCGAATTGGGAAATGCGACAAAGGTGAAATTGAAAGCAATAAAGGATGCAAAGGAAATAACTGTATATGCTGCCTCCCAG ATCCGACAACTCCACCTCCGGTAACTCCACCTCCGGTAACTCCACCTCCGACAACTCCGTCAATAAATTCTACGTCTTCCATAACCTCAACACCTTCTATAGACTCTACACCCTCCATGAACTCTACTTCTTCCATGAACTCTACAACACCTTCTATAATCTCTACACCCTCCATGAACTCTACTTCTTCCATGAACTCTACAACACCTTCTATAATCTCTACACCCTCCATGAACTCTACTTCTTCCATGAACTCTACAACACCTTCTATAATCTCTACACCCTCCATGAACTCTACTTCTTCCATGAACTCTACAACACCTTCTATAATCTCTACACCCTCCATGAACTCTACTTCTTCCATGAACTCTACAACACCTTCTATTATCTCTACACCCTCCATGAACTCTACTTCTTCCATGAACTCTACAACACCTTCAATAACCTCTACAACATCCACAACAAATTATACAGTATCTACAAGCACTTCCACTGCTACATCAACTGTAAGCACTACAACAGGAAGCACTTCGACAACAGGAAGTACCACTACTGGAACACCTACATCAACAGGCAGTACTACTACTACTGGAACACCTACATCAACAGGCAGTACTACTACTACTGGAACATCTACATCAACAGGCAGTACTACTACTACTGGAACACCTACATCAACAGGCAGTACTACTACGACTGGAACATCTACATCAACAGGCAGTACTACTACTACTGGAACACCTACATCAACAGGCAGTACTACTACTACTGGAACACCTACATCAACAGGCAGTACTACTACGACTGGAACACCTACATCAACAGGCAGTACTACTACTACTGGAACATCTACCTCTACATCAAGAGCTCCAACTACCTCTACTTCTACAGTTTCAAGTTCCTCTTCATCGTCTTCAAGTAGTTCTTCCCCTTGA